Proteins encoded within one genomic window of Verrucomicrobiota bacterium:
- a CDS encoding YbaB/EbfC family nucleoid-associated protein has translation MNIQKMMKQAAKMQEQAAKMQEQLAEKTLEVSVGGGKVTVTANGVGDILGIKIAKEVVDPDDVELLEDLVLSGVKQAIEKGKAMAQEEMGRLTAGLGLPPGLL, from the coding sequence ATGAACATCCAAAAGATGATGAAGCAGGCCGCCAAGATGCAGGAGCAAGCGGCCAAGATGCAGGAACAACTCGCGGAAAAGACGTTGGAAGTGAGCGTCGGCGGCGGCAAAGTGACGGTTACGGCCAATGGCGTCGGCGATATCCTGGGAATCAAAATCGCCAAAGAAGTGGTGGACCCCGACGACGTTGAATTGCTGGAGGACCTGGTTCTGAGCGGCGTCAAACAGGCCATCGAAAAAGGGAAGGCCATGGCGCAAGAAGAAATGGGGCGTCTGACGGCCG